A region from the Nostoc sp. HK-01 genome encodes:
- a CDS encoding response regulator receiver, CheY — protein MKKVLLVEDSLTESEKMTRYLEQGGYSVYEVRSGEEAQLRLKQQKPDLILLDLILPGQSGFEFCRKLKADPITKAIPVVICSTKNTDVDRTWGNMSGADAYLVKPVDENTLLQTVSKFIR, from the coding sequence ATGAAAAAAGTTCTATTAGTTGAAGATAGCCTCACAGAATCCGAAAAGATGACACGTTATCTCGAACAAGGGGGATATTCAGTTTATGAAGTTCGCAGTGGTGAAGAAGCTCAACTGCGGTTGAAACAACAAAAACCTGACTTGATCTTACTGGATTTGATTTTGCCAGGTCAAAGTGGATTTGAATTCTGCCGCAAGTTAAAAGCCGATCCGATAACAAAAGCAATCCCGGTAGTGATTTGCTCAACTAAAAACACAGATGTTGATAGAACTTGGGGCAATATGAGTGGTGCCGATGCCTATTTAGTCAAACCTGTAGATGAAAATACCTTGCTCCAGACTGTTAGTAAATTTATTCGCTAA
- a CDS encoding methyl-accepting chemotaxis sensory transducer with phytochrome sensor, protein MVTQPNLRPNQPHSTSSNGHQDISNGHTVGLPTQQLISTLEELRTELDQADWVETGPLRDRIRKLKELVSVLPYQDKGDGLEVDQVQAIASKIRQFSDLDTLLATAVMEVQSALQADRVVLYEFTNPTLGIVVAEAMRDGFTPMLKEKLPAVTFGLGSAKVYQQEKLVAIADTYTASLSPYQKQLMERFQVRACLSLPILAKDGVWGLLVVQQCTAARQWQNAEIQLLKLIEQELEAQLQVAVIQATLQQEVEKDQILAGVANKILQSKDLDTIFRVATQEVRQSLKCDRVAIYRFQPDWSGEFVAESAGSEWVSLLEEQRNNPAIVNNVNYCSVRNLADEGGLVGTTGRSHSADSYIQHTQGKNFHRGQVYRVTNDIYSAGFSDCYIKILETYQAKAYIIVAIFQGEKLWGLLAAYQNSQPRQWKDSEVRLMVQVASLSSIAIQQVQYQQQLYNRSEESAKLVERERTVFGIIEKIGQATDLRTLFRITTQELRRFLKCDRVVIYQFYPDWSGEVIAESVAAGWSSLLEMQEQDGILKTGLMSSERCNVKDYGSPVKPDADTYLKETQGGMYAKGTRFRKVNDISAAGFSPCYLETLEKFQAKAYIIVPIFRAGNLWGLLAAYQNSDVRKWTDEETGALLQIGEPLSIALQQAEYIEQLRLKNIEMTQVAEVENAIARMAERMRHSQHAETIYRTTLAELRQLFKCDRLAIYRFNSDWSGEFIAESVGSDWVPLVGPDIKTVWEDEHLQQTQGGRYRNNETFVVNDIYTIGHAQCHIDLLEQFQVKAYTIAPIFVGNKLWGLLGAYQNSGPRQWNSEEVRLLTKLGIQLGLTVQQAEYIEQLKTKNAELARAAEEEQVLTGMVEKIRQAQEADTIFLNVLPSLRKQLQCDRLAVFHFHPDWSVEFIAESVKDQWLSLAGSDIKTIWMDDHLQETQGGRYRNHETFVVDDIYTVGHVQCYLEILEKIQAKAYAIAPIFIGNKLWGFLGAYQNTGPREWKSKDVQLLRKVAVQMGIGLQQVKYIEQLKNKNAELARTAEGERALTRLSEKIRQVQELDTIFRNALPELRSHLECDRLAVYRFNPDWGGEFIAESVSREWVALVGPDIRTVWEDEHLQQTQGGRYRHNESFVINDIYTSGHAQCHIKILEQFQIRAYIITPIIAGNKLWGLLGAYQNDGPRQWQDNEINLVAKIGTQFGVAVQQSQYLQQTLNKNEELIKLAEREVANARFSYRLPSRLTEMAQTHGDVLEFVQFATHELRQLLKVDRVGVYRFEPDWSGEFVVESVTGDWPKLVGTSLARVRDTFLQYNKGGRYARKESLRVDNIYSVGHDECHIQLLETWGTKAYMIAPIFQEDRLWGLMGVYQNSAARQWEQSEEDVLNQASVQIGIALNLAEYLKQVRTQEQQLAEAAERERTAREKLQQGAIRVLMALEPSFRGDLTVRAPLSEDEIGTIADGYNTTIQSLRDLVRQVQIAASKVSENSSNNTTSVVKLSNQAQQQAERLERALEQLQMMVTSTQVVAVDAQRVGQAVQEANKTVQAGDSLMERTVEGILEIRETVSETAKKIKRLGEASQKISKVVSLIENFATQTNLLALNAAIEATRAGEYGKGFAVVADEVRSLAYQSASATTEIERLVQEIQSGTNEVTEAMEVGITQVVQGSNLIDETRHSLSAIVAATNEIGGLVQGITQAVSTQSQQSQMLTEAMMDVSAIARKTSQSAIHISESFEELRMTSQQLETSVSQFKVD, encoded by the coding sequence ATGGTAACGCAACCCAATCTTAGACCTAACCAACCACACTCAACTTCAAGCAACGGTCATCAGGACATCAGTAACGGGCATACCGTTGGTTTACCTACACAACAGCTGATCTCCACTCTCGAAGAATTGCGAACTGAACTAGATCAAGCTGATTGGGTGGAAACAGGGCCATTGCGAGACAGAATCCGCAAGTTAAAAGAATTGGTAAGTGTGTTGCCATATCAAGACAAAGGAGATGGATTAGAGGTAGACCAAGTACAGGCGATCGCTAGCAAAATCCGCCAATTTTCCGATCTAGATACCTTGCTTGCTACTGCTGTCATGGAGGTACAAAGCGCCCTGCAAGCCGATCGCGTGGTGCTTTATGAGTTTACGAATCCGACGCTGGGGATAGTTGTTGCGGAGGCGATGAGGGATGGTTTTACCCCAATGCTGAAAGAAAAACTGCCCGCCGTCACTTTTGGGTTAGGTTCTGCCAAGGTTTATCAACAAGAAAAATTAGTCGCGATCGCGGATACCTACACTGCTAGCTTGTCTCCTTACCAAAAGCAGTTAATGGAGCGGTTTCAGGTAAGAGCTTGTTTGAGTTTGCCGATCTTAGCAAAAGATGGGGTTTGGGGTTTGTTGGTAGTGCAGCAATGCACTGCTGCTCGCCAGTGGCAGAATGCTGAAATTCAGTTACTAAAATTAATTGAGCAGGAATTAGAAGCGCAACTGCAAGTTGCCGTGATTCAGGCTACGTTGCAACAAGAAGTGGAAAAAGACCAAATCCTTGCCGGTGTAGCGAATAAAATTCTCCAGTCCAAAGATTTGGATACCATCTTTCGCGTTGCCACCCAAGAAGTAAGACAGTCACTAAAATGCGATCGCGTGGCAATCTATCGTTTCCAGCCAGATTGGAGTGGGGAATTTGTCGCTGAATCTGCTGGATCTGAGTGGGTTTCTCTATTAGAAGAACAGCGAAACAATCCAGCAATTGTCAATAACGTTAACTATTGTAGTGTTAGGAACCTTGCAGACGAAGGGGGATTGGTTGGGACAACAGGGCGATCGCACAGTGCAGATAGTTACATTCAGCACACCCAAGGCAAAAATTTCCATCGCGGACAGGTCTATCGAGTCACCAATGATATCTACAGTGCTGGTTTTTCTGATTGCTATATCAAAATTTTAGAAACCTATCAAGCCAAAGCATACATTATTGTTGCCATCTTCCAGGGAGAAAAGTTGTGGGGCTTGCTCGCTGCCTATCAAAATTCTCAACCTCGTCAGTGGAAAGATAGTGAAGTTCGACTAATGGTGCAGGTTGCATCCCTGTCTAGTATTGCTATTCAACAGGTGCAATATCAGCAGCAACTTTATAATCGCTCTGAGGAGTCAGCCAAACTTGTTGAACGAGAACGTACTGTTTTCGGCATCATTGAAAAGATTGGGCAAGCAACGGATCTTCGCACCCTTTTTCGCATTACAACCCAAGAATTGCGGCGATTTTTAAAATGCGATCGCGTTGTCATTTATCAATTTTATCCAGACTGGAGTGGAGAAGTTATTGCTGAATCTGTGGCTGCTGGTTGGTCGTCACTGTTGGAGATGCAGGAACAAGACGGCATTTTAAAAACAGGTCTAATGTCTTCAGAGCGTTGCAATGTTAAGGATTATGGCTCCCCTGTTAAACCTGATGCCGATACCTATCTGAAGGAAACCCAGGGTGGAATGTACGCCAAAGGAACGCGCTTCCGTAAAGTCAACGATATTTCTGCTGCTGGTTTTTCACCTTGTTATTTAGAAACATTAGAGAAGTTCCAAGCCAAAGCATACATCATTGTTCCCATCTTCCGCGCTGGTAATCTTTGGGGTTTGTTAGCAGCCTATCAAAATTCTGATGTTCGGAAATGGACTGATGAAGAGACCGGTGCTTTGTTGCAGATCGGCGAACCTTTGAGCATTGCTCTCCAGCAAGCTGAATATATCGAACAGCTACGGTTAAAAAATATCGAAATGACCCAAGTAGCTGAAGTAGAAAACGCCATCGCGCGCATGGCGGAAAGAATGCGTCATTCCCAACACGCAGAAACGATTTACCGCACTACCTTGGCAGAATTGCGGCAGTTGTTCAAATGCGATCGCCTAGCAATCTATCGCTTCAACTCTGACTGGAGCGGTGAATTTATTGCTGAATCTGTAGGAAGTGACTGGGTGCCTTTGGTTGGCCCCGATATCAAGACCGTATGGGAAGACGAACACCTACAGCAAACCCAAGGCGGACGCTATCGCAACAATGAAACTTTTGTCGTCAATGACATCTATACTATTGGTCATGCCCAGTGCCACATCGACCTATTAGAGCAGTTCCAGGTTAAAGCCTACACCATCGCCCCTATTTTTGTTGGAAACAAACTTTGGGGTTTATTAGGAGCTTATCAAAATAGCGGGCCGCGCCAGTGGAATTCCGAGGAGGTGCGATTGCTGACCAAATTGGGCATTCAGTTGGGGTTAACCGTGCAGCAAGCCGAGTACATTGAACAACTGAAAACGAAGAATGCAGAGTTGGCGCGGGCAGCAGAAGAGGAACAGGTGCTAACAGGGATGGTGGAAAAAATTCGCCAAGCTCAAGAGGCAGATACAATTTTCCTGAATGTGCTGCCAAGTTTACGCAAACAATTACAGTGCGATCGCCTAGCAGTATTTCACTTTCATCCCGACTGGAGTGTGGAATTTATTGCCGAATCCGTAAAAGATCAATGGCTGTCTTTAGCTGGTTCTGACATCAAAACGATTTGGATGGACGATCACTTACAAGAAACTCAGGGCGGACGCTATCGCAATCATGAAACCTTTGTTGTCGATGATATTTACACTGTCGGTCACGTTCAGTGCTACCTAGAGATATTAGAAAAAATCCAGGCTAAGGCTTATGCGATCGCTCCGATTTTTATTGGAAACAAACTCTGGGGCTTTTTAGGAGCATACCAAAATACTGGCCCTCGCGAGTGGAAATCCAAGGATGTGCAACTGTTGCGAAAAGTAGCTGTGCAAATGGGTATAGGCTTGCAACAGGTTAAGTATATCGAACAGCTCAAGAATAAGAATGCAGAGTTAGCCAGAACCGCAGAAGGGGAACGAGCATTAACACGGCTGTCAGAAAAAATTCGCCAAGTTCAAGAGCTAGATACAATTTTCCGCAATGCCCTACCAGAATTGCGATCGCACCTGGAATGCGATCGGCTTGCAGTGTATCGCTTCAATCCAGATTGGGGTGGGGAGTTTATTGCCGAATCCGTAAGTCGTGAATGGGTAGCTTTGGTTGGCCCCGATATCAGGACTGTATGGGAAGACGAACACCTGCAACAAACCCAAGGTGGACGCTATCGCCACAACGAGAGCTTTGTCATCAATGACATTTACACTTCTGGTCATGCCCAGTGCCACATAAAAATTCTTGAACAATTCCAGATTAGAGCCTATATCATCACCCCGATTATTGCCGGAAACAAGCTCTGGGGTTTGTTAGGAGCATATCAGAATGACGGGCCGCGGCAATGGCAAGATAATGAAATCAACTTGGTAGCTAAAATCGGTACGCAGTTTGGGGTAGCCGTCCAGCAATCGCAATACTTACAACAAACCTTAAACAAGAATGAGGAACTGATCAAACTGGCAGAACGGGAAGTAGCAAACGCCAGATTTTCCTATCGCTTGCCAAGTCGGTTAACAGAGATGGCCCAAACTCATGGTGATGTTCTAGAATTTGTCCAGTTTGCCACCCACGAACTTCGTCAACTGCTGAAAGTAGATCGAGTTGGAGTTTACCGTTTTGAGCCTGACTGGTCTGGAGAATTTGTAGTTGAGTCTGTGACTGGAGATTGGCCGAAGCTTGTGGGAACTAGCCTTGCCAGAGTTAGAGATACGTTTCTCCAATACAACAAAGGCGGGCGTTATGCCCGCAAAGAAAGCTTGCGGGTTGACAATATATATAGTGTCGGTCATGACGAATGCCACATTCAATTGTTAGAAACATGGGGAACTAAAGCCTACATGATTGCGCCGATTTTCCAAGAAGATCGGTTATGGGGGCTGATGGGAGTTTATCAAAATAGCGCAGCGCGCCAGTGGGAGCAATCAGAGGAGGATGTTCTTAACCAAGCCAGCGTCCAGATTGGTATTGCCCTCAATCTTGCAGAATACTTAAAACAGGTGCGTACTCAAGAGCAGCAACTAGCAGAAGCAGCAGAGCGCGAACGTACTGCACGGGAAAAACTCCAACAAGGAGCAATACGCGTTCTCATGGCTTTGGAACCATCATTCAGGGGCGATCTCACCGTTCGCGCTCCCTTATCTGAAGATGAAATTGGCACAATCGCTGATGGTTACAATACTACGATCCAAAGCTTGCGGGATTTAGTGCGACAAGTGCAGATTGCTGCCAGCAAGGTGAGTGAAAATTCCAGCAATAACACTACCTCAGTAGTAAAACTATCTAACCAAGCTCAACAGCAAGCAGAACGGCTCGAACGTGCTTTGGAACAATTACAAATGATGGTAACTTCCACCCAGGTAGTTGCTGTTGATGCCCAAAGAGTAGGACAGGCGGTTCAAGAAGCTAATAAAACCGTCCAAGCTGGCGATTCGCTGATGGAAAGAACGGTAGAAGGTATTTTGGAGATTCGGGAAACTGTATCCGAAACAGCGAAGAAGATTAAACGCCTCGGTGAAGCTTCTCAGAAAATCTCGAAAGTAGTGAGTTTGATTGAAAACTTTGCCACTCAAACTAACTTACTGGCTCTCAATGCGGCGATTGAGGCTACCCGTGCTGGAGAATACGGCAAAGGCTTTGCGGTGGTTGCAGATGAAGTTCGTTCCCTGGCTTATCAGTCAGCGAGTGCTACCACAGAAATTGAGCGACTCGTGCAAGAAATTCAAAG
- a CDS encoding putative CheW protein codes for MVQSNDSFRALPILENSPQGNNQRFLRFPLNGKVNGLLPLADLRGVIQVALTEILPVPQTAEFLLGIMNWRGEAIWILDLAGLLGATHWCRRENVRNSGMAMLVQVQNQTVGLLVEQVNTIEVYDSQERLAISASMLPARLKSFLQGYFMDAQGSPLMLVDTHTVIQALQSL; via the coding sequence ATGGTACAGAGCAATGATAGCTTTAGAGCGCTACCCATTCTGGAAAACTCTCCCCAAGGAAACAACCAGAGGTTTTTAAGATTTCCGTTAAATGGAAAGGTAAATGGGTTACTCCCACTAGCCGATTTGCGGGGAGTAATTCAAGTTGCACTCACAGAGATTTTACCAGTGCCGCAGACCGCAGAATTCTTGTTAGGCATCATGAATTGGCGGGGAGAAGCTATCTGGATTCTCGATTTAGCAGGTTTACTGGGAGCAACACACTGGTGTCGGCGAGAAAATGTACGCAACTCTGGCATGGCGATGCTTGTGCAAGTCCAGAATCAAACTGTCGGGCTGTTGGTAGAGCAAGTCAATACCATTGAAGTTTACGATTCCCAAGAACGGTTAGCGATTTCGGCATCGATGTTACCCGCCCGACTCAAATCTTTCTTACAGGGTTACTTTATGGATGCTCAAGGTAGCCCTTTGATGTTAGTTGACACCCATACTGTGATTCAAGCCCTTCAGTCTCTTTAA